The genomic region GTGAATTAACGACAGCTAAAACTCAGCGATATCAAGCAGAGACACAGCTTGATACAATTAATCAGTCTTTGAAACAAATAATCGCCAAACAATCTTTGACAGCTAAACAACTTAATACTACTCAGCGCCAGCTAGGAGTTGTTTCCTCTCAAAAAATTGCTCTCAGTAAGGAAATCACACAATTACAGGGAGAAAGACAAGATTTAATCGAGCAACGCAATCAGGTTAAAGAGCAAGTTAATCAACTTAATAGTCAAGTCGGTCAACTGCAAGGTAATATTGCTCAACTACGTGGTCAAATTAATCAACTAAATGGTCAAATTGCTCAATTAAAAGGGCAGATTAATCAGCGCGATCGCGAAATTGCTAAACGAGACATAACTATTGCCCAAAGTGAACGAGTAATTTCCCAAAGACAAGACCTGGAAAAACAGCTAAAAAAGGGCATTTCCGAACGTGAAACTCGCCTCAATCAGCTAGGGCAACAACTGAAAAACAGAGAAATTCAACTAACTCAAAGACAAGCAGAACTTAAACAACGGGATCAAGAACTGCAACAACGGCAGGCACAGCTTAATGAACAAGATCAAAAACTCAAAACACTAGAAGTACAACTTAAACAAGGGGAAATACAACTTAGTGAACGGGATAAGCAACTTAAACAACTAGATCAACAATTCCAACAAATAGAGACACAACTTACCCAACGAGACCAACAACTTAAACAACTAGAATCACAACTGGAGCAACGAGAGCAACGACTAGCATTTCTAGAGCGAGAAGTAGGAAAGCTAGAACAAGATTATCTAGTACTTCGTCAAGGTAACGTTGTTTTATCGCGCAATGAAGTCCTTGCTGCTGCTGTCCTGCGGGTTGTTGAACCATCAGCAGCGCGTCGAGCAGTTGATCAATTGTTGAGTCAAGCTAACCGCACAAGCATTGAATCAACTCGACCTGGTGGTAAGAAAACTAACGAGCGAGTAGTGCAAATTGCTTCAACGCAAGTCGAACAGTTAATTAACAAAATCAAGGATGGGCGCGACTATGTAGTACGCATTTTTTCTGCTGGAAATTATGTGGTTGGAGAAAAGCAAGTTGAAGTGTTTGCTGACGTATCATTAAATCAAGTTGTGTTCAAAGCAGGTGATACTGTCGCGGAAACCGAAGCTGAACCTGCTACTATGACAGAGGTAGAAATACGCAAAAAAATTGACTTTTTACTGACAGCATCGCAGTTCCGCGCCCGTAGAGTTGGAATTGTGGGTGATACTATCTTGCAAATTGGCGATGGTAGAATTACAACCTTTATCCGATTTTTAGAACAAGTAAAGCAGTATAAGCAGTCTGTAGATCTTAAAGCGATCACCGCAGAGGATACTTACACATCAGGGCCACTAAAAATTAAGTTGGTAGCTATTAAGGATGGACAAGTTCTTTTTAGTACTTGATCCTTCAAAACTGCACAATGTAAAAGATTGATAATTGTTAATTGCTATGATTTTGGGTTTTGATCCAGGAAAAGACAAGTGTGGTTTAGCTGTTGTGGGGTTAGACAGAAAACTGCTTTACCATGAAGTTGTGTCATCAGCGAGTGCGATCGCCACTATCCAAACGTTATGTGAAAAATTTGCCATTTCTACTTTAGTAATGGGAGATCAAACCACAGCAAAAACTTGGAAACAGAAACTCACTAGCGAATTAGAATCAATTCCGATTGTAATGGTAGATGAACGTTACAGCAGCTTAGAAGCACGTGATCGCTACTGGCAAATGTATCCGCCTAAAGGTATTACTAGCCTAATACCACAAGGATTTAGGCAACCTCCCCGACCAATAGATGATATTGTTGCTATTTTGCTAATTGAAAGATATCTAAAAATAGCAAATAAAAATTAAATTTGTAATGTTATACATCATAAATATAGATCTGGTCACAGGCTACAAAAATGTTTATAGGCCCAAAATAATTTTTCTAAAGTTGCGCTCGGATAGTAAAAGCATAATCCCCTCCTGGTTCTAGCTGGTAATCTTGCTGCTCTAAAAATCTACCCAAAGGTTCTTGAATTAAAGCTCGTCCCATAGAGGGTTTTACCACAAGTTCATCTTGGCGGAAACACCAGTAGAACTCCCAAACAAATTCTCCCGCGCTAACTTCACCTTCGATTGTTCCTAGTTGCCAGGAATGTTGGGTAATCCTGACATGGGCAATGGTTTCTGGCAGATACTTAGAACTCACAATAAGTCTGATGTTAATAACCTTTAAAAACTCACGATAGCAAACGTTTTGTAATAGCTGCTTTAGCAGTCAGACTGTCTCCAAAATGAGTAGGATCAAAATGAGTAAGAGGAGGAGCGGTTTTGACGAATTTAGTGTCGGACTCTAATCCTGATAATTTAAATTCTACTAATCTAGATCAGGAACTAGATAGCGCGATTTTCAGCTTTAAAGAGATTCAGGCAGAACTGAACTATAAACAAGCGACTGACGCACTGCGAGAACTGGTAGACAATCTCGACTTAAAGCCCCAAGAAAGAGAGGGATTAGATTCGGAGATAGAGGGACTAGCAACCATGCTAGATAAGTTAGAACGCTCTGTAGTGCAGATTGCAGCTTTTGGCATGGTAGGCAGAGGTAAATCTTCGCTACTGAATGCCTTATTAGGTCAAAAGGCGTTTGAAACTGGCCCACTTCACGGTGTTACCCGTACAAGTCAAAGTAGTAGTTGGCGCGTAGAAAGTCAAAAC from Oculatellaceae cyanobacterium harbors:
- a CDS encoding DUF3146 family protein, with protein sequence MSSKYLPETIAHVRITQHSWQLGTIEGEVSAGEFVWEFYWCFRQDELVVKPSMGRALIQEPLGRFLEQQDYQLEPGGDYAFTIRAQL
- a CDS encoding pre-16S rRNA-processing nuclease YqgF, producing the protein MILGFDPGKDKCGLAVVGLDRKLLYHEVVSSASAIATIQTLCEKFAISTLVMGDQTTAKTWKQKLTSELESIPIVMVDERYSSLEARDRYWQMYPPKGITSLIPQGFRQPPRPIDDIVAILLIERYLKIANKN
- a CDS encoding DUF3084 domain-containing protein produces the protein MSSGYILIVAILILGGVIAASGDRIGTRVGKARLSLFKLRPKQTATLVTIVTGSLIAALTLGILIAASEQLRTGLFDLKVIQKKLSKTRKELTVVVEQKNQVESELTTAKTQRYQAETQLDTINQSLKQIIAKQSLTAKQLNTTQRQLGVVSSQKIALSKEITQLQGERQDLIEQRNQVKEQVNQLNSQVGQLQGNIAQLRGQINQLNGQIAQLKGQINQRDREIAKRDITIAQSERVISQRQDLEKQLKKGISERETRLNQLGQQLKNREIQLTQRQAELKQRDQELQQRQAQLNEQDQKLKTLEVQLKQGEIQLSERDKQLKQLDQQFQQIETQLTQRDQQLKQLESQLEQREQRLAFLEREVGKLEQDYLVLRQGNVVLSRNEVLAAAVLRVVEPSAARRAVDQLLSQANRTSIESTRPGGKKTNERVVQIASTQVEQLINKIKDGRDYVVRIFSAGNYVVGEKQVEVFADVSLNQVVFKAGDTVAETEAEPATMTEVEIRKKIDFLLTASQFRARRVGIVGDTILQIGDGRITTFIRFLEQVKQYKQSVDLKAITAEDTYTSGPLKIKLVAIKDGQVLFST